The DNA segment CACCTATTGTACGGGTCAACTCATGACTTGTACATGATGGCATGGTTAGTGTGAAGCataacaaaactctatatatatgatGACTTGGAAATTGATGGCCGTAcaataaaaaatgattaaaatattgCCAGTTGAAAGGAATGCATTTCTAAGAAATGATTAAGACACcatgatatgaaaatcatgttgataaaatgtttcatatcttaaatttatttttgcTGAAAGGTTCATTTCTGAAAATTATGGTCGTACTACAAGTCGTGGAAATTGAAAGTTAATCGTTTTAAATGTTATAGGCAATGATCACAAAAAATCCAATAAGACCATTTTATGAATCATTTTCTGTGAAATAGTTCCCTTAATCGACCCAATCCATTGattttttatgccaaaaatattatataatttttataatagatATGAGTCAGATCAATCCGTTTTTACAAGAGACTTACTCAAATGATATTAAATAGGAAGTGACGTGTATAAAACATATTTAATgagtatcaattttttttattcattataTAATGATGTgaatatttcaattttcaaatatGAAACGACGTGAATAAAACACATTTTATGagtatcaatttttttattcaatttattatgaTTTCTGGCAAATTAATACAAGGGCGTAGTTCATTAGTTTGATTGATCGAACAAATTAAAATCTATGTTGAATAGATTTCACTTAGTTGTTTATTCTACGAAGACCATCTCGGGTGCTTATTTATCAACAGTTAGCCCACAATGAGGTCCATTGGACCAATTTGAACATCATTGAGCCCAATTATCTTCAAGGCCCAATTCAATGGATCGACCCTGTCCCTATCCAACTCTGGCACACTCAGAGTTACATCGGTGAAACCAAGGAATCCATCTGTTTGCTGCATTTCTTGAAGAATGGCTTCGTCTAGTTCTCTTCTTCCACCTACTTCTCGCATCAATTTCACAGATCTTCAGAAATCTCTCGCCCTTTGTTCGCCCTACTGCTGCAACTATAATAAGCCCACAAGTTTTGTGGCTGCGCCTACCGCTCATTCACTTCGCCTAGGTTGGTATTTTTTTCTTCTGTTTTGGTTCTTCCTGTGATCCGATTGCGGTCAGTAATGGTTGATTTCCTGTTAAAATTAGACTCATTTGTTCGTTATTTTTGAAATCGATGGAGAAGTTTGGTAGGACAATGTTAATCATGTGAGTTAGTTGCGTGGTGGTTGGTGTTAATTTTTACTCGGGGTCTTTTTGCTGTTGATTTGAGCATCGTTTGCAGGTTTTGAATTATCAATTGAGAAGCCGAGAAAGAAAGATAACATTTTGCATACATTGGCTGTTCGGCAGTTGACTGGATCACTTACCTCTGCCGAGGGTCTTCGGTTTGCCATCGTGTGTAAATTTAGTTTACTTGttctgcttttttttttttttcctctagAGTTATTTACGTTTCTATCATAATTGGTGTTGAGCTTCTGAATCTGATTTATTTGGTGTGAAGGTGGTGGCGCGGTTCAACGAGATTGTCACCAAGCCTCTTTTAGAGGGAGCCTTGAAAACTTTTAAGCAATATTCGGTTAAAGAAGAAGATATTGATGTTAGTCATCTGACTGCTAATTATTCTTCAATTACATCGTTGTACATGAACATTATATAGATGTTTGGAATTTGAAAGTGGCTGTATATGCACTATCCAAGTTTAGTTGTATGTATAACATTCGATGCAGGAGATTTTTTTTCCCCTAAAAACATTGTGCATATTAACATTTGCTCCCCATACATCTTTGCCATCCAAAGCTTATGATCATTTTTATCAAACAGTGCTAGTGTCTCAGTATTATGATAGTacctttttgttttttgttttttttgtaaatttacAACTTTATCCCAACACTGAAGACCTGAATCATGTTTCTTCTCAATTAACGAACAAATTCAAGGAGGCTTTGATTTGAGATCAGAGAATTTCACGAAAATCGATTTAAAGAAAGCCGGGGAAAAACATATGTGCGATTAAGTGTGGATTGTATATTTGTTTCCTATCATGATTCTGTTATACTGGTAAAGT comes from the Henckelia pumila isolate YLH828 chromosome 1, ASM3356847v2, whole genome shotgun sequence genome and includes:
- the LOC140891370 gene encoding 6,7-dimethyl-8-ribityllumazine synthase, chloroplastic, with protein sequence MASSSSLLPPTSRINFTDLQKSLALCSPYCCNYNKPTSFVAAPTAHSLRLGFELSIEKPRKKDNILHTLAVRQLTGSLTSAEGLRFAIVVARFNEIVTKPLLEGALKTFKQYSVKEEDIDVVWVPGSFEIGLVAEKLGKSQKYQAIVCIGAVIRGDTTHYDAVANSSASGVLSAGLNSGVPCIFGVLTCDSMEQALNRAGGKSGNKGAEAALTAIEMASLFEHHLKL